In Cynocephalus volans isolate mCynVol1 chromosome 3, mCynVol1.pri, whole genome shotgun sequence, one DNA window encodes the following:
- the CHRM5 gene encoding muscarinic acetylcholine receptor M5, with translation MEGESYFNATTVNDTPVNHQPLERHGLWEVITIAAVTAVVSLITTVGNVLVMISFKVNSQLKTVNNYYLLSLACADLIIGIFSMNLYTMYILMGRWALGSLACDLWLALDYVASNASVMNLLVISFDRYFSITRPLTYRAKRTPKRAGIMIGLAWLISFILWAPAILCWQYLVGKRTVPPDECQIQFLSEPTITFGTAIAAFYIPVSVMTILYCRIYRETEKRTKDLADLQGSDSVTEAEKRKPAHSALFRSCFSCPRPTLTQRERNQASWSSSRRSTSTTGKPSQDPGPSADWAKSEQLTSCSSYPSSEDEDKPSTDPVFQVVYKSQTKESPREEFSAEETKETFVKAQTETNDYDTPKYFLPPAAAHRSKSQKCVAYKFRMVVKADRTQETNNGCHKVKIMPCSFPVSKDPSTKGLDPNLSHQMTKRKRMVLVKERKAAQTLSAVLLAFIITWTPYNIMVLVSTFCDKCVPVTLWHLGYWLCYVNSTVNPICYALCNRTFRKTFKMLLLCRWKKKKVEEKLYWQGNIKLP, from the coding sequence ATGGAAGGGGAATCTTACTTCAATGCAACCACTGTCAATGACACCCCAGTAAATCACCAGCCTTTGGAACGCCATGGGTTGTGGGAGGTCATCACCATCGCAGCTGTGACTGCTGTGGTAAGCCTGATCACCACTGTCGGCAACGTCTTGGTCATGATCTCCTTCAAAGTCAACAGTCAGCTCAAGACAGTTAACAACTATTACCTGCTCAGCTTAGCCTGTGCAGATCTCATCATTGGGATTTTCTCCATGAACCTCTACACTATGTACATCCTCATGGGACGCTGGGCTCTTGGGAGTCTGGCTTGTGATCTCTGGCTTGCACTGGACTACGTGGCCAGCAATGCTTCTGTCATGAACCTTCTGGTGATCAGTTTTGACCGTTACTTTTCCATCACAAGACCTCTCACATATAGAGCCAAGCGAACCCCAAAGAGGGCTGGCATCATGATTGGCTTGGCCTGGCTGATCTCCTTCATCCTCTGGGCCCCAGCAATCCTCTGCTGGCAATACTTGGTCGGGAAGCGAACAGTTCCACCAGATGAGTGCCAGATCCAGTTCCTCTCTGAGCCCACCATTACTTTTGGCACTGCCATTGCTGCCTTCTACATCCCTGTTTCTGTTATGACCATCCTCTACTGCCGAATCTACCGGGAAACAGAGAAGCGAACCAAGGACCTGGCTGACCTCCAAGGCTCTGACTCTGTTACTGAAGCTGAGAAGAGAAAGCCTGCTCACAGTGCTCTGTTTAGATCCTGCTTTAGCTGCCCTCGACCCACGCTGACCCAGAGAGAAAGGAACCAGGCCTCCTGGTCATCCTCCCGCAGGAGCACCTCCACCACTGGGAAGCCATCCCAAGACCCTGGCCCAAGCGCCGACTGGGCCAAATCTGAGCAACTCACTTCCTGTAGCAGCTACCCCTCCTCAGAGGATGAGGACAAGCCCAGCACTGACCCTGTCTTCCAAGTGGTCTACAAGAGTCAGACCAAGGAAAGCCCAAGGGAAGAATTCAGTGCTGAAGAGACCAAGGAAACTTTTGTGAAAGCTCAAACTGAAACAAATGACTATGACACCCCAAAATACTTTCTGCCTCCAGCTGCTGCTCATAGATCCAAGAGTCAGAAATGTGTGGCCTATAAATTCCGAATGGTGGTAAAAGCGGACAGGACCCAGGAGACAAACAATGGCTGTCACAAGGTGAAAATCATGCCCTGCTCCTTCCCAGTGTCCAAGGACCCTTCAACAAAAGGCCTCGATCCCAACCTCAGCCATCAAATGACAAAACGAAAGAGAATGGTCCTAGTCAAAGAGAGGAAAGCAGCCCAGACCTTGAGTGCAGTTCTCCTGGCCTTCATCATCACATGGACCCCTTATAATATCATGGTCCTGGTTTCCACCTTCTGTGACAAGTGTGTTCCAGTCACCCTATGGCACTTGGGCTATTGGTTGTGCTATGTCAATAGCACTGTTAACCCCATCTGCTATGCCCTCTGCAACAGAACCTTCAGGAAGACCTTTAAGATGCTGCTTCTCTgcagatggaaaaagaaaaaagtggaagaGAAGTTGTACTGGCAGGGGAACATCAAGCTACCCTGA